In Drosophila simulans strain w501 chromosome X, Prin_Dsim_3.1, whole genome shotgun sequence, one DNA window encodes the following:
- the LOC27208620 gene encoding signal peptidase complex subunit 2, whose protein sequence is MGKKDEKSQQGEELVKVNKWDGSAVKHALDDAVKTCLLGDRPQLKEQFGLVNTRLALCALAVSVAIMAHAWDFTHPFPESRPVLLFSVLAYFALLGILTLHSSFREKGTFAVALQKDKERERLWEASSDMRKYDDKYLLTLSVRDTKNGKRREQSSNKSCAAFIDQNGIVLDNLVANEVNRLFNALAADKKNASSLASN, encoded by the exons ATGGGCAAGAAGGATGAAAAGTCACAGCAAGGCGAGGAG CTGGTGAAGGTCAACAAGTGGGATGGATCCGCGGTGAAGCACGCCCTCGATGATGCAGTGAAAACCTGCCTCCTTGGCGATCGTCCCCAGCTGAAGGAGCAATTCGGCCTGGTCAACACCCGTTTGGCCCTCTGCGCCCTCGCCGTTTCCGTGGCCATTATGGCCCATGCTTGGGACTTCACCCACCCCTTCCCGGAATCCCGTCCAGTGCTCCTATTCAGCGTTTTGGCCTACTTTGCCCTCCTCGGCATTCTGACCCTGCACTCCAGTTTCCGCGAGAAGGGCACCTTTGCGGTCGCCCTGCAGAAGGACAAGGAGCGGGAGCGCCTGTGGGAGGCCAGCTCCGATATGCGCAAGTACGACGACAAGTACCTGCTGACCCTCAGTGTTCGCGACACGAAAAATGGCAAGCGGCGCGAGCAGAGCAGCAACAAGTCGTGCGCCGCCTTCATCGATCAGAATGGCATCGTCCTGGACAACCTGGTGGCCAACGAGGTCAACCGTTTGTTCAACGCCTTGGCTGCCGACAAGAAGAACGCTAGCAGCCTTGCTTCTAATTAA
- the LOC6725681 gene encoding cytochrome P450 4g15 encodes MEVLKKDAALGSPSNVFYFLLLPTLVLWYIYWRLSRAHLYRLAGRLPGPRGLPIVGHLFDVIGPASSVFRTVIRKSAPFEHIAKMWIGPKLVVFIYDPRDVELLLSSHVYIDKASEYKFFKPWLGDGLLISTGQKWRSHRKLIAPTFHLNVLKSFIELFNENSRNVVRKLRAEDGRTFDCHDYMSEATVEILLETAMGVSKKTQDKSGFEYAMAVMRMCDILHARHRSIFLRNEFVFTLTRYYKEQGRLLNIIHGLTTKVIRSKKAAFEQGTRGSLAQCELKAAALEREREQDGGVGGGDQTASTAGSEEKDREKDKEKASPVAGLSYGQSAGLKDDLDVEDNDIGEKKRLAFLDLMLESAQNGALITDTEIKEQVDTIMFEGHDTTAAGSSFFLSLMGIHQDIQDRVLAELDSIFGDSQRPATFQDTLEMKYLERCLMETLRMYPPVPLIARELQEDLKLNSGNYVIPRGATVTVATVLLHRNPKVYANPNVFDPDNFLPERQANRHYYAFVPFSAGPRSCVGRKYAMLKLKILLSTILRNYRVYSDLTESDFKLQADIILKREEGFRVRLQPRTR; translated from the exons ATGGAGGTGCTGAAGAAGGACGCCGCCCTGGGCTCACCCAGCAACGTCTTCTActtcctgctgctgcccacGCTGGTGCTTTGGTACATCTACTGGCGATTATCGCGGGCCCACCTGTACAGGTTGGCCGGACGACTGCCGGGACCCCGGGGCCTGCCCATCGTGGGCCATCTGTTCGATGTGATTGGACCCGCTTCAT CTGTTTTCCGAACAGTCATCCGCAAGAGCGCCCCCTTCGAGCACATAGCCAAGATGTGGATCGGGCCCAAGCTGGTGGTCTTCATCTACGATCCGCGGGAcgtggagctgctgctgagCAGCCATGTCTACATCGACAAGGCATCCGAGTACAAGTTCTTCAAGCCCTGGCTGGGCGACGGACTGCTGATCAGCACAG GTCAAAAATGGCGATCGCACCGCAAACTGATTGCACCCACATTCCATCTGAATGTCTTGAAGAGCTTCATCGAGTTGTTCAACGAGAACTCGCGGAATGTGGTGAGGAAACTGCGTGCGGAGGATGGTCGCACTTTTGATTGCCATGATTACATGAGCGAGGCAACCGTGGAGATTCTATTGG AGACTGCGATGGGTGTGTCGAAGAAAACGCAGGACAAGTCGGGATTCGAGTACGCGATGGCCGTGATGCGGATGTGCGACATCCTTCACGCCCGCCATCGCAGCATCTTTCTGCGCAACGAGTTCGTGTTCACCCTGACGCGCTACTACAAGGAGCAGGGTCGCCTGCTGAACATCATCCACGGCCTGACCACCAAGGTGATCCGCAGCAAGAAGGCGGCCTTCGAGCAGGGCACCCGTGGATCCCTTGCCCAGTGCGAGCTGAAGGCAGCCGCCTTGGAGCGGGAACGCGAACAGgatggtggtgttggtggtggtgacCAGACCGCATCAACAGCTGGCAGCGAGGAGAAGGATCGGGAGAAGGATAAGGAGAAGGCCAGTCCGGTGGCGGGACTGTCCTATGGACAGTCGGCTGGTCTCAAGGATGACCTGGATGTGGAGGACAATGATATTGGCGAGAAGAAGCGGCTGGCCTTCCTCGATCTTATGCTCGAAAGTGCCCAGAATGGAGCACTCATTACGGACACGGAAATCAAGGAGCAGGTGGACACGATTATGTTCGAGGGACACGACACCACGGCAGCTGGCTCCTCGTTCTTTCTCTCGCTGATGGGCATCCACCAGGACATCCAGGATCGCGTGCTGGCCGAACTCGACTCCATTTTTGGCGACTCCCAGCGACCGGCCACATTTCAG GACACACTGGAGATGAAGTATCTGGAGCGGTGTCTGATGGAGACGCTGCGCATGTACCCACCCGTTCCATTGATCGCCCGCGAGCTGCAGGAGGATCTCAAGCTGAACTCGGGCAACTACGTGATTCCCAGGGGCGCCACGGTGACGGTGGCCACCGTTCTGCTCCATCGCAATCCGAAGGTCTACGCCAATCCCAACGTCTTCGATCCGGACAACTTCCTGCCGGAGCGGCAGGCTAATCGCCACTACTACGCCTTCGTGCCCTTCTCTGCGGGACCACGCAGCTGTGTGG ggcGCAAGTACGCGATGCTCAAGCTGAAGATCCTACTGTCGACCATTTTGCGGAACTACCGTGTCTACTCGGACCTGACCGAATCGGACTTCAAGCTGCAGGCGGACATCATCCTGAAGCGGGAGGAGGGATTCCGCGTGCGCCTCCAGCCGCGGACCAGGTGA
- the LOC120285322 gene encoding dentin sialophosphoprotein — MNVLGDKNRVISDRGGSVTTKKHGKRPAPYPMSRNSNNWGVLEEVDVENLLGQRHQGSTFGAQDFAVNSKEDGKMIPGSDSSDTKNNDSPSIPSTLENVISDRGGGVTTKEPGERPTPDPMSRNSNNSSVLEEVDVDNLLGQRHQGSTFGAQDFAVNSKEDGKMIPGSDSSDTKNDDSPSIPSTLENVISDRGGGVTTKEPGERPTPDPMSRNSNNSSVLEEVDVDNLLGQRHQGSTFGAQDFAVNSKEDGKMIPGSDSSDTKNNDSPSIPSTLENVISDRGGGVTTKEPGERPTPDPMSRNSNNSVLEEVDVDNLLGQRHQGSTFGAQDFAVNSKEDGKMIPGSDSSDSMDDDSLSIISILEVDTSYREGGVTTKKPEERPTPDPMSRNSNNSVLEEVDVDNLLGQRHQGSTFGAQDFAVNSKEDGKMIPGSDSSDSMDDDSLSIISILEVDTSYREGGVTTKKPEERPTPDPMSRNSNNSVLEEVDVDNLLGQRHQGSTFGAQDFAVNSKEDGKMIPGSDSSDSMDDDSLSIISILEVDTSYREGGVTTKKPEERPTPDPMSRNSNNSVLEEVDVDNLLGQRHQGSTFGAQDFAVNSNEDEMMIPGWDSCYTSDDDSPCIPSTLENVISDREGGVTTKKPEERPTPDPMSRNSNNSVLEVLDVDNLLGQRHQGSTFGAQDFAVNSNEDGKMIPGKDISDTSEDYSYFEYEIMSPGSDSIATSEDYSSFEDEIMSPGSDSIATSEDYSSFEDEIMSPGSDSSDTSEDYSSFEDEIMSPGSDSSDTSEDYSSFEDEIMSPGSDSSDTSEDYSSFADEIMSPGSDSIATSEDYSSFEDEIMSPGSDSSDTSEDYSSFEDEIMSPGSDSSDTSEDYSSFADEIMSPGSDSIATSEDYSSFADEIMSPGSDSSDTSEDYSSFEDEIMSPGSDSSDTSEDYSSIEDEIMSPGSDSIATREDYSSFEDEIMSPGSDSSDTSEDYSSFEDEIMSPGSDSSDTSEDYSSFEDEIMSPGSDSIATSEDYSSFADEIMSPGSDSSDTSEDYSSFEDEIMSPGSDSIATSEDYSSFEDEIMSPGSDSSDTSEDYSSFEDEIMSPGSDSIATSEDYSSFEDEIMSPGSDSSDTSEDFSSFEDEIMSPGSDSSDTSDDDSPCIPSTLENVISDRGGGVTTKEPGERPTPDPMSRNSNNSSVLEEVDVDNLLGQRHQGSTFGAQDFAVNSNEDEMMIPGWDSCYTSDDDSPCIPSTLEIVISDRGGGVTTKKADPMSRNSNNSSVLEEVDVDNLLGQRHQGSTFGAQDFAVNSNEDEMMIPGWDSCYTSDDDSPSIPSTLENVISDRGGGVTTKKPGERPTPDPMSRNSNNSVLEEVDVDNLLGQRHQGSTFGAQDFAVNSNEDEMMIPGWDSCYTSDDDSPCIPSTLENVISDRGGGVTTKKPGERPTPDPMSRNSNNSVLEEVDVDNLLGQRHQGSTFGAQDFAVNSNEDEMMIPGWDSCYTSDDDSPCIPSTLEIVISDRGGDVTTKKPGERPTPDPMSHNANNSSVLEEVDVDNLLGQRHQGSTFGAQDFAVNSNEDEMMIPGWDSCYTSDDDSPSIPSTLENVISDRGGGVTTKKPEERPTPDPMSRNSNNSVLEEVDVDNLLGHRHQGSKFGAQAFAVNSNEDGLMIPGFKSIDTSKKEIMIPRKKSSLKRNHAEDVGPSESKVMKGLDMVEEMERKKMEKNKEKIEEWWKVSKKLPEKKKKDKIKQNLQNQKMAWAKMQKKRPETELEKKIGKRLRIAKEKLEALKKAKEKMVKQMLEKQKNMKMKLAHQMLEVEKLEREKKFISIKESMVMANGKRRRSAPRRW; from the coding sequence ATGAATGTGCTTGGCGACAAGAACCGTGTCATCTCCGATCGAGGGGGCAGCGTGACCACCAAGAAGCATGGGAAGCGCCCCGCGCCTTATCCAATGAGCCGTAATTCCAATAATTGGGGTGTGCTGGAGGAGGTGGATGTGGAAAATTTGCTAGGCCAGCGTCATCAAGGCAGCACATTCGGTGCCCAGGACTTCGCTGTCAATAGCAAAGAAGATGGGAAGATGATTCCAGGCTCGGACAGCAGTGATACCAAGAATAATGACAGTCCCAGCATTCCAAGCACATTGGAGAATGTCATCTCCGATCGAGGGGGCGGCGTGACCACCAAGGAGCCTGGGGAGCGCCCCACGCCGGATCCAATGAGCCGTAATTCCAATAATAGCAGTGTGCTGgaggaagtggatgtggacaaTTTGCTAGGCCAGCGTCATCAAGGCAGCACATTCGGTGCCCAGGACTTCGCTGTCAATAGCAAAGAAGATGGGAAGATGATTCCAGGCTCGGACAGCAGTGATACCAAGAATGATGACAGTCCCAGCATTCCAAGCACATTGGAGAATGTCATCTCCGATCGAGGGGGCGGCGTGACCACCAAGGAGCCTGGGGAGCGCCCCACGCCGGATCCAATGAGCCGTAATTCCAATAATAGCAGTGTGCTGgaggaagtggatgtggacaaTTTGCTAGGCCAGCGTCATCAAGGCAGCACATTCGGTGCCCAGGACTTCGCTGTCAATAGCAAAGAAGATGGGAAGATGATTCCAGGCTCGGACAGCAGTGATACCAAGAATAATGACAGTCCCAGCATTCCAAGCACATTGGAGAATGTCATCTCCGATCGAGGGGGCGGCGTGACCACCAAGGAGCCTGGGGAGCGCCCCACGCCGGATCCAATGAGCCGTAATTCCAATAATAGTGTGCTGgaggaagtggatgtggacaaTTTGCTAGGCCAGCGTCATCAAGGCAGCACATTCGGTGCCCAGGACTTCGCTGTCAACAGCAAAGAAGATGGGAAGATGATTCCAGGCTCGGACAGCAGTGATAGCATGGATGATGACAGTCTCAGCATAATAAGCATATTGGAAGTTGACACCTCCTATCGAGAGGGCGGCGTGACCACCAAGAAGCCTGAGGAGCGCCCCACGCCGGATCCAATGAGCCGTAATTCCAATAATAGTGTGCTGgaggaagtggatgtggacaaTTTGCTAGGCCAGCGTCATCAAGGCAGCACATTCGGTGCCCAGGACTTCGCTGTCAATAGCAAAGAAGATGGGAAGATGATTCCAGGCTCGGACAGCAGTGATAGCATGGATGATGACAGTCTCAGCATAATAAGCATATTGGAAGTTGACACCTCCTATCGAGAGGGCGGCGTGACCACAAAGAAGCCTGAGGAGCGCCCCACGCCGGATCCAATGAGCCGTAATTCCAATAATAGTGTGCTGgaggaagtggatgtggacaaTTTGCTAGGCCAGCGTCATCAAGGCAGCACATTCGGTGCCCAGGACTTCGCTGTCAACAGCAAAGAAGATGGGAAGATGATTCCAGGCTCGGACAGCAGTGATAGCATGGATGATGACAGTCTCAGCATAATAAGCATATTGGAAGTTGACACCTCCTATCGAGAGGGCGGCGTGACCACCAAGAAGCCTGAGGAGCGCCCCACGCCGGATCCAATGAGCCGTAATTCCAATAATAGTGTGCTGgaggaagtggatgtggacaaTTTGCTAGGCCAGCGTCATCAAGGCAGCACATTCGGTGCCCAGGACTTCGCTGTCAATAGCAACGAAGATGAAATGATGATTCCAGGCTGGGACAGCTGTTATACCAGCGATGATGACAGTCCCTGCATTCCAAGCACATTGGAGAATGTCATCTCCGATCGAGAGGGCGGCGTGACCACCAAGAAGCCTGAGGAGCGCCCCACGCCGGATCCAATGAGTCGTAATTCCAATAATAGTGTGCTGGAGGTATTGGATGTGGACAATTTGCTAGGCCAGCGTCATCAAGGCAGCACATTCGGTGCCCAGGACTTCGCTGTCAATAGCAACGAAGATGGGAAGATGATTCCAGGCAAGGACATCAGTGATACCAGCGAGGATTATAGTTATTTCGAATATGAAATAATGAGTCCAGGCTCGGACAGTATTGCTACCAGCGAGGATTATAGTTCTTTCGAAGATGAAATAATGAGTCCTGGCTCGGACAGTATTGCTACCAGCGAGGATTATAGTTCTTTCGAAGATGAAATAATGAGTCCTGGCTCGGACAGTAGTGATACTAGCGAGGATTATAGTTCTTTCGAAGATGAAATAATGAGTCCAGGCTCGGACAGCAGTGATACCAGCGAGGATTATAGTTCTTTCGAAGATGAAATAATGAGTCCAGGCTCGGACAGTAGTGATACTAGCGAGGATTATAGTTCTTTCGCAGATGAAATAATGAGTCCAGGCTCGGACAGTATTGCTACCAGCGAGGATTATAGTTCTTTCGAAGATGAAATAATGAGTCCAGGCTCGGACAGTAGTGATACTAGCGAGGATTATAGTTCTTTCGAAGATGAAATAATGAGTCCAGGCTCGGACAGTAGTGATACTAGCGAGGATTATAGTTCTTTCGCAGATGAAATAATGAGTCCAGGCTCGGACAGTATTGCTACCAGCGAGGATTATAGTTCTTTCGCAGATGAAATAATGAGTCCAGGCTCGGACAGCAGTGATACTAGCGAGGATTATAGTTCTTTCGAAGATGAAATAATGAGTCCAGGCTCGGACAGCAGTGATACCAGCGAGGATTATAGTTCTATCGAAGATGAAATAATGAGTCCAGGCTCGGACAGTATTGCTACCAGGGAGGATTATAGTTCTTTCGAAGATGAAATAATGAGTCCTGGCTCGGACAGTAGTGATACTAGCGAGGATTATAGTTCTTTCGAAGATGAAATAATGAGTCCAGGCTCGGACAGCAGTGATACCAGCGAGGATTATAGTTCTTTCGAAGATGAAATAATGAGTCCAGGCTCGGACAGTATTGCTACCAGCGAGGATTATAGTTCTTTCGCAGATGAAATAATGAGTCCAGGCTCGGACAGCAGTGATACTAGCGAGGATTATAGTTCTTTCGAAGATGAAATAATGAGTCCTGGCTCGGACAGTATTGCTACCAGCGAGGATTATAGTTCTTTCGAAGATGAAATAATGAGTCCAGGCTCGGACAGCAGTGATACTAGCGAGGATTATAGTTCTTTCGAAGATGAAATAATGAGTCCTGGCTCGGACAGTATTGCTACCAGCGAGGATTATAGTTCTTTCGAAGATGAAATAATGAGTCCAGGCTCGGACAGCAGTGATACCAGCGAGGATTTTAGTTCTTTCGAAGATGAAATAATGAGTCCAGGCTCGGACAGCAGTGATACCAGCGATGATGACAGTCCCTGCATTCCAAGCACATTGGAGAATGTCATCTCCGATCGAGGGGGCGGCGTGACCACCAAGGAGCCTGGGGAGCGCCCCACGCCGGATCCAATGAGCCGTAATTCCAATAATAGCAGTGTGCTGgaggaagtggatgtggacaaTTTGCTAGGCCAGCGTCATCAAGGCAGCACATTCGGTGCCCAGGACTTCGCTGTCAATAGCAACGAAGATGAAATGATGATTCCAGGATGGGACAGCTGTTATACCAGCGATGATGACAGTCCCTGCATCCCAAGCACATTGGAGATTGTCATCTCCGATCGAGGGGGCGGCGTGACCACCAAGAAGGCGGATCCAATGAGCCGTAATTCCAATAATAGCAGTGTGCTGgaggaagtggatgtggacaaTTTGCTAGGCCAGCGTCATCAAGGCAGCACATTCGGTGCCCAGGACTTCGCTGTCAATAGCAACGAAGATGAAATGATGATTCCAGGCTGGGACAGCTGTTATACCAGCGATGATGACAGTCCCAGCATTCCAAGCACATTGGAGAATGTCATCTCCGATCGAGGGGGCGGCGTGACCACCAAGAAGCCTGGGGAGCGCCCCACGCCGGATCCAATGAGTCGTAATTCCAATAATAGTGTGCTGgaggaagtggatgtggacaaTTTGCTAGGCCAGCGTCATCAAGGCAGCACATTCGGTGCCCAGGACTTCGCTGTCAATAGCAACGAAGATGAAATGATGATTCCAGGCTGGGACAGCTGTTATACCAGCGATGATGACAGTCCCTGCATTCCAAGCACATTGGAGAATGTCATCTCCGATCGAGGGGGCGGCGTGACCACCAAGAAGCCTGGGGAGCGCCCCACGCCGGATCCAATGAGTCGTAATTCCAATAATAGTGTGCTGgaggaagtggatgtggacaaTTTGCTAGGCCAGCGTCATCAAGGCAGCACATTCGGTGCCCAGGACTTCGCTGTCAATAGCAACGAAGATGAAATGATGATTCCAGGCTGGGACAGCTGTTATACCAGCGATGATGACAGTCCCTGCATTCCAAGCACATTGGAGATTGTCATCTCCGATCGAGGGGGCGACGTGACCACCAAGAAGCCTGGGGAGCGCCCTACGCCGGATCCAATGAGCCATAATGCGAATAATAGCAGTGTGCTGgaggaagtggatgtggacaaTTTGCTAGGCCAGCGTCATCAAGGCAGCACTTTCGGTGCCCAGGACTTCGCTGTCAATAGCAACGAAGATGAAATGATGATTCCAGGCTGGGACAGCTGTTATACCAGCGATGATGACAGTCCCAGCATTCCAAGCACATTGGAGAATGTCATCTCCGATCGAGGGGGCGGCGTGACCACCAAGAAGCCTGAGGAGCGCCCCACGCCGGATCCAATGAGCCGTAATTCCAATAATAGTGTGCTGGAGGAGGTGGATGTGGACAATTTGCTAGGCCATCGTCATCAAGGCAGCAAATTCGGTGCCCAGGCCTTCGCTGTCAATAGCAACGAAGATGGATTAATGATTCCAGGCTTTAAAAGCATTGATACCAGCAAAAAAGAGATAATGATTCCAAGGAAGAAATCTTCCTTAAAACGTAACCATGCCGAGGATGTCGGTCCCTCTGAGAGCAAAGTGATGAAGGGGCTGGACATGGTAGAGGAGatggaaagaaagaaaatggaaaagaataAGGAGAAAATTGAAGAATGGTGGAAGGTATCAAAGAAGCTCCctgagaaaaaaaagaaagataaGATAAAGCAAAACTTGCAAAACCAGAAGATGGCCTGggcgaaaatgcaaaagaagAGGCCGGAGACGGAactggaaaagaaaattggGAAGAGGTTAAGGATAGCTAAGGAAAAATTGGAGGCTCTAAAGAAGGCCAAGGAGAAAATGGTAAAACAGATGTTGGAAAAGCAGaagaatatgaaaatgaaactggCCCATCAGATGTTAGAAGTTGAGAAATTGGAAAGAGAGAAGAAATTTATATCCATTAAAGAGAGTATGGTCATGGCAAATGGAAAGAGAAGACGGTCTGCCCCAAGAAGATGGTGA
- the LOC6725682 gene encoding ubiquitin-like modifier-activating enzyme 5 has translation MSHAIDELQAIIADLKTELETEPKSSVGVASNSRLARDRIDRMSAEVVDSNPYSRLMALQRMNIVKDYERIRDKAVAIVGVGGVGSVTADMLTRCGIGKLILFDYDKVELANMNRLFFTPDQAGLSKVAAAAATLSFINPDVEIETHNYNITTVENFDRFLDTISQGGRIAGQPVDLVLSCVDNFEARMAINAACNERNLNWFESGVSENAVSGHIQFIRPGDTACFACAPPLVVAENIDEKTLKREGVCAASLPTTMGITAGFLVQNALKYLLNFGEVSDYLGYNALSDFFPKMTLKPNPQCDDRNCIVRQKEFQARPKPVVIEEKAVSEEPLHATNEWGIELVAEDAPQSNPTPAETPVMGEGLRLAYEAPEKSSETSEETVTAATADETSLEDLMAQMKSM, from the exons ATGTCGCACGCCATCGACGAACTGCAGGCGATCATCGCCGATCTGAAGACGGAGCTGGAGACGGAGCCGAAATCCAGCGTTGGCGTCGCTAGCAACAGCCGCCTGGCACGCGATCGCATCGATCGCATGTCCGCCGAGGTGGTGGACTCCAATCCGTACAGCCGCCTGATGGCCCTGCAGCGGATGAACATCGTCAAGGACTACGAGCGCATTCGCGACAAGGCGGTGGCCattgtgggcgtgggcggCGTGGGAAGCGTCACCGCCGACATGCTAACACG CTGCGGCATTGGCAAACTGATACTCTTCGACTACGACAAAGTGGAGCTGGCCAACATGAACAGGCTGTTCTTTACGCCCGATCAGGCGGGCCTCTCCAAAGTTgcggccgccgccgccacgcTGAGCTTCATCAATCCGGACGTGGAGATTGAGACGCACAACTACAATATCACAACGGTGGAGAACTTTGATCGCTTCCTGGACACAATATCGCAGGGCGGTCGGATAGCTGGCCAGCCGGTGGATCTGGTGCTCAGCTGTGTGGACAATTTTGAAGCACGAATGGCAATCAATGCGGCGTGCAATGAACGCAATCTCAACTGGTTTGAGTCGGGCGTTTCGGAGAATGCCGTCTCAGGGCACATTCAGTTTATCCGTCCTGGCGATACCGCCTGTTTCGCTTGTGCACCACCCCTGGTGGTGGCCGAGAACATCGACGAGAAGACGCTGAAGAGAGAGGGCGTGTGCGCCGCTTCGTTGCCCACAACTATGGGCATTACGGCTGGCTTCCTTGTCCAGAACGCACTGAAGTATCTGCTGAATTTCGGCGAGGTCTCTGACTATCTGGGCTACAATGCCCTCAGCGACTTCTTTCCCAAGATGACGCTCAAACCGAATCCGCAGTGCGATGACAGGAACTGTATAGTTCGGCAAAAGGAGTTCCAAGCCAGGCCCAAACCTGTTGTGATCGAAGAGAAGGCAGTCAGCGAAGAGCCGCTGCATGCCACCAACGAATGGGGCATCGAACTGGTCGCCGAGGATGCGCCACAAAGTAATCCAACGCCCGCCGAAACCCCAGTGATGGGTGAAGGGCTGAGGCTCGCCTACGAGGCTCCCGAGAAGTCCAGCGAAACGTCAGAGGAAACTGTAACTGCAGCTACCGCGGACGAAACCAGTCTGGAAGACCTGATGGCACAAATGAAGTCCATGTAA